One Nocardia iowensis DNA window includes the following coding sequences:
- a CDS encoding MFS transporter — translation MNSPALDNESEHTPEPSAHTPSAASSKMTTAAKIALAVLLTGELMNILDDSVVLTAIPTLQRSLGAGPAAVQWLTAGYALTFALGLITGGRLGDIYGRRKIFLLGTAGFTLASLLCGSAADPGMLIAARVLQGGAAAVMIPQVLATFHVTFDGENRSRAFGLFGAVLAMANVLGPVLGGVLTEADLFGLSWRPIFLINVPIGLAVIILGRKFITESTAAKADRLDLAGVLLSAIAMVLIVFPLTEGHAHGWPLWSFAMFVGGLLMLGVFLRHQQRRKDDAPLVVLSLFKGKQFSGGLSAQLMVGLLCGLFFMTWTLYLQRGLGMSPLMAAMAFVLLSLGELAGAMTATKTAGRFARRLPQTGALIALAAMMAYGLQISGGRSDLTLLAMAVPVLLLGFGLGLIGGPIADLTLAKVPHGSAGSASGLFNTALQLGAAFGVALTGLVFFAATGGSPDGALNRDAFTGVLWWVGGTLAVLWALMFFLPKHPNSPAEQASAGGR, via the coding sequence GTGAATTCCCCTGCGCTCGACAACGAGTCCGAGCACACCCCCGAGCCCTCGGCTCATACCCCGTCCGCCGCGTCGTCGAAGATGACAACGGCCGCCAAGATCGCCCTCGCGGTCCTGCTGACCGGCGAACTCATGAACATCCTCGACGATTCGGTCGTCCTCACCGCCATCCCGACTCTCCAACGATCGCTCGGCGCCGGACCGGCCGCGGTGCAGTGGCTGACCGCGGGCTACGCGCTGACCTTCGCCCTCGGGCTGATCACCGGTGGCAGGCTCGGCGACATCTACGGCCGACGCAAGATCTTCCTGCTCGGCACCGCCGGGTTCACCCTCGCCTCGCTGCTGTGCGGCAGCGCGGCCGACCCCGGCATGCTGATCGCCGCCCGCGTGCTCCAAGGCGGTGCAGCCGCGGTGATGATCCCGCAGGTCCTGGCTACCTTTCACGTCACTTTCGACGGCGAGAACCGCAGCAGGGCCTTCGGCCTCTTCGGAGCGGTCCTGGCGATGGCCAACGTCCTGGGTCCGGTTCTGGGCGGCGTGCTCACCGAGGCCGACCTGTTCGGATTGTCCTGGCGGCCGATCTTCCTGATCAACGTGCCCATCGGGCTCGCCGTGATCATCCTCGGACGCAAGTTCATCACCGAGTCGACCGCGGCGAAGGCCGACCGTCTCGACCTCGCGGGCGTGCTGCTGTCCGCGATCGCGATGGTGCTGATCGTGTTCCCGCTCACCGAGGGCCACGCGCACGGCTGGCCGCTGTGGAGTTTCGCCATGTTCGTCGGCGGCCTGCTCATGCTCGGCGTCTTCCTGCGTCACCAGCAGCGCCGCAAGGACGATGCCCCGCTGGTGGTGCTGTCGCTGTTCAAGGGCAAGCAGTTCTCCGGTGGTTTGTCCGCGCAGCTGATGGTGGGCCTGCTGTGCGGCCTGTTCTTCATGACCTGGACGCTGTACCTGCAGCGCGGCCTTGGCATGAGCCCGCTGATGGCAGCCATGGCGTTCGTGCTGCTCTCTCTCGGCGAACTGGCCGGTGCGATGACCGCGACGAAGACCGCCGGGCGCTTCGCGCGGCGCCTGCCTCAGACCGGAGCCCTGATCGCCCTCGCCGCGATGATGGCCTACGGGCTCCAGATCAGCGGCGGGCGGTCCGACCTGACCCTGCTCGCGATGGCGGTCCCCGTTCTGCTGCTCGGGTTCGGTCTGGGCTTGATCGGCGGACCGATCGCTGACCTGACTCTGGCGAAGGTCCCGCACGGCAGCGCCGGTTCGGCCTCGGGCCTGTTCAACACCGCCTTACAGCTGGGCGCCGCCTTCGGCGTCGCCCTGACCGGGCTCGTGTTCTTCGCCGCCACTGGCGGATCCCCCGACGGGGCGCTCAACCGCGACGCGTTCACCGGCGTGCTCTGGTGGGTCGGCGGCACCTTGGCCGTGCTGTGGGCCTTGATGTTCTTCCTGCCCAAGCACCCGAACAGTCCGGCTGAACAAGCCAGTGCGGGCGGCCGGTGA
- a CDS encoding acyl-CoA carboxylase subunit beta, producing the protein MVDTKAKLDELVKILAIATEPAGEAGIAKRAKKGVPSVRERVNMLLDRGTFIETSALARQPDQPDALYGDGLVTGRGLIGGRPVVVIAHDQTVYGGSVGVTSARKFMRALQFAFDNACPVVTINDSGGARIQDAVGSIASFGDISRVLERLSGYVPQVSIILGKCAAGSVYGPINTDVLIGTRDSYMFVTGPEVIKAVNGEDITAEELGGAEVQAKRGTLHHVADNEQEAYDWARRYLSYLPTSCLEQPPVVNPGLEPEITASDRELDAIIPDSDRAGYDMHEILLRIFDDGEFHEVRAAFAPNLITGFARVDGYPVGVIANQPLVLGGSIDAACSDKSTYFIRLCDAFNIPLVFVVDTPGVLPGLEQEANGVIIRGGRVPRAIIEATVPIINLVVRKSYGGAYGMMAARQVGADISFAWPTARIAVIGAESAVDLIGKRQLAAVPQEQRAAAREFMVNHYNETIATPWIAAERGYIDAVIEPARTRLEIRHALRLLRDKPPVKPGFNPRKHPVYPM; encoded by the coding sequence GTGGTAGATACCAAGGCGAAGCTCGATGAATTGGTCAAGATCCTGGCGATCGCTACGGAACCGGCAGGTGAGGCCGGTATTGCCAAGCGAGCGAAGAAGGGCGTTCCGAGCGTCCGCGAGCGGGTGAACATGCTGCTCGACCGCGGGACGTTCATCGAGACCAGCGCCCTGGCTCGGCAGCCCGACCAACCGGACGCCCTCTACGGAGACGGGCTGGTCACCGGTCGAGGGTTGATCGGGGGCCGTCCGGTGGTGGTGATCGCCCACGATCAGACCGTGTACGGCGGGTCGGTCGGTGTCACCTCTGCCCGAAAGTTCATGCGGGCGCTGCAGTTCGCGTTCGACAACGCGTGCCCGGTGGTGACGATCAATGATTCCGGCGGTGCGCGTATCCAGGACGCGGTGGGCTCGATCGCCTCGTTCGGTGATATTTCCCGAGTGCTGGAAAGACTTTCCGGCTATGTGCCGCAGGTGTCGATCATTCTCGGCAAATGCGCCGCGGGCTCGGTCTACGGCCCCATCAACACCGACGTGCTCATCGGCACCCGGGATTCCTACATGTTCGTTACCGGGCCGGAGGTGATCAAAGCCGTCAACGGCGAGGACATCACCGCCGAGGAACTCGGTGGCGCCGAGGTCCAGGCCAAACGCGGCACCTTGCACCACGTGGCAGACAACGAGCAAGAAGCCTACGACTGGGCCCGAAGGTACCTGAGCTACCTGCCGACCAGCTGCCTCGAGCAGCCGCCGGTCGTGAATCCGGGCCTGGAGCCGGAGATCACCGCTAGCGATCGGGAGCTCGACGCGATCATCCCGGATTCCGATCGCGCCGGGTACGACATGCACGAGATCCTGCTGCGGATCTTCGACGACGGTGAATTCCACGAGGTGCGCGCCGCGTTCGCGCCGAACCTGATCACCGGATTCGCTCGGGTTGATGGATACCCGGTCGGTGTGATCGCGAATCAACCGTTGGTACTGGGTGGTTCCATCGACGCCGCCTGCTCGGACAAGTCGACCTACTTCATCCGGCTCTGCGACGCGTTCAATATTCCGCTGGTATTCGTCGTCGACACCCCGGGCGTGCTGCCGGGCCTCGAGCAGGAAGCCAACGGCGTGATCATCCGCGGTGGCCGGGTCCCGCGCGCGATCATCGAGGCCACGGTGCCGATCATCAACCTCGTGGTGCGCAAGTCATACGGCGGCGCATACGGCATGATGGCGGCCAGGCAGGTGGGCGCCGATATCAGTTTCGCCTGGCCGACGGCCCGGATCGCGGTGATCGGCGCCGAAAGCGCGGTCGACCTCATCGGTAAGCGGCAATTGGCGGCGGTACCGCAAGAGCAGCGGGCAGCCGCGCGCGAGTTCATGGTCAACCATTACAACGAGACGATCGCCACCCCGTGGATCGCCGCCGAACGCGGCTACATCGACGCCGTCATCGAACCCGCGCGCACCCGCCTGGAGATCCGGCACGCGCTGCGCTTGTTGCGCGACAAGCCACCGGTCAAACCGGGGTTCAATCCCCGCAAGCATCCGGTGTACCCGATGTGA
- a CDS encoding TetR/AcrR family transcriptional regulator, producing the protein MTGLRERWRLKAMHTIQERALDLFDAKGFGAVTIEEIAAAAEVSPSTVYRLFGTKEGIIVADEFDTLNAEEIEAIVDPRDPIGSLIRSVRADESAPERTPDSPDAAEGTPVNSGPWRRVRYHFTEPSVRMAACASADRTSQRLTPLIASTGRLTETQARVATNALVFGYFAALEQWYLDGGDRPIADYVEEGMRPLRAIWPSAEPENRA; encoded by the coding sequence ATGACCGGACTTCGCGAGCGCTGGCGGCTCAAGGCAATGCACACCATCCAGGAACGCGCCCTGGATCTGTTCGACGCGAAGGGGTTCGGCGCCGTCACCATCGAGGAGATCGCGGCCGCGGCCGAGGTCTCACCGTCGACGGTCTACCGCCTCTTCGGCACGAAGGAAGGGATCATCGTCGCCGACGAGTTCGACACCCTGAACGCGGAAGAAATCGAGGCAATCGTGGACCCTCGCGACCCCATCGGCAGCCTGATCCGCTCCGTCCGCGCCGACGAATCCGCACCCGAGCGCACGCCGGATTCCCCGGACGCAGCCGAAGGCACGCCGGTCAACAGCGGCCCGTGGCGCCGGGTCCGCTACCACTTCACCGAACCATCGGTGCGGATGGCCGCCTGCGCCTCGGCCGACCGCACGAGCCAGCGGCTCACCCCACTGATCGCGTCGACCGGACGGCTGACCGAAACACAGGCTCGCGTCGCCACCAACGCCCTGGTCTTCGGCTACTTCGCCGCCCTGGAACAGTGGTACCTCGACGGCGGCGACCGCCCCATCGCCGACTACGTCGAGGAGGGCATGCGCCCACTACGCGCGATCTGGCCGTCCGCCGAGCCCGAAAATCGAGCGTGA
- a CDS encoding ABC transporter ATP-binding protein → MTATDLAETRKRSAPPDTVRDAEQSFAALLRPHASGFAAVVVLQVIGAVAGLAPFLAVVELGRALLSTGPIDHGRVWFTVVLGAAGLFVRLLFTAASSGLGHVLDGRVQLSFRRQLAGRLGRVPIGWFSQRRTGELAKVVSDDVSALHPFIAHAPGELVSAFVVPLVSLVYLFTVDWRLTLITLVPVVLAVALVPLMMTSTRQCEQSEFDAAMGRIADSVVEFVQGIAVVKAFGGGDRAHRRFRTAVDDFADTFLRWARGLSPIAAGMQLALSPPFVLLIVLLGGTARITSGGMAAADLLPFLLLGLGLTAPVAALGHGFDDMQAAGRAVGRIRDVLNVEPLPEPAHPVPPRGHRVELRDVRFGYDADREVLRGIDLVLEPGTVTALVGPSGSGKSTLVQLLPRFFDPTHGTITLGGVDLREIGSRQLYQLVSFVFQDVRLLRASVADNIALAVPRADREQLVRAATLAGIHHRILELPHGYDTVLGEEAGLSGGEAQRLALARALLADTPVLVLDEATAFADPQTEQAVRHAMASLRGDRTILVIAHRLETIADADTVVMVDDGVITERGAPAQLLAGQGKFAAFWRSHRGDELS, encoded by the coding sequence ATGACCGCGACCGACCTTGCCGAGACGAGAAAGCGTTCCGCTCCACCGGATACCGTCCGCGACGCGGAACAAAGTTTCGCAGCGCTCTTACGCCCCCACGCCAGCGGTTTCGCCGCCGTGGTCGTCCTCCAGGTGATCGGTGCCGTGGCCGGTCTGGCACCGTTCTTGGCAGTGGTCGAGTTAGGCCGCGCGTTGCTGTCGACCGGCCCGATCGATCACGGTCGTGTCTGGTTCACGGTGGTCCTCGGTGCAGCCGGCCTGTTCGTCCGGCTCCTGTTCACGGCTGCTTCGTCCGGGCTCGGGCACGTGCTCGACGGCCGGGTGCAGCTGTCGTTCCGCCGGCAGTTGGCCGGGCGACTGGGGCGCGTGCCGATCGGCTGGTTCTCCCAGCGCCGGACGGGTGAGCTGGCCAAGGTGGTGAGCGACGATGTGAGTGCGTTGCATCCGTTCATCGCCCACGCGCCCGGCGAGCTGGTGTCGGCGTTCGTGGTGCCGCTGGTCTCGCTGGTCTACTTGTTCACCGTCGACTGGCGGCTCACGCTGATCACGCTGGTTCCGGTAGTGCTGGCGGTGGCGTTGGTCCCGTTGATGATGACCTCGACCCGACAGTGCGAGCAGAGCGAATTCGACGCGGCGATGGGGCGGATCGCCGACTCGGTCGTGGAGTTCGTGCAGGGCATCGCGGTGGTCAAGGCGTTCGGCGGCGGCGACCGCGCGCACCGCCGGTTCCGCACGGCGGTAGACGATTTCGCCGACACGTTCCTGCGCTGGGCGCGCGGTCTTTCCCCGATCGCCGCCGGGATGCAGCTGGCGCTGTCGCCGCCGTTCGTGCTGCTGATCGTGCTGCTCGGTGGCACGGCCCGGATAACCAGCGGTGGGATGGCCGCTGCCGATCTGCTGCCGTTCCTGCTGCTCGGGCTGGGGCTGACCGCTCCGGTCGCGGCGCTCGGCCATGGTTTCGACGACATGCAGGCCGCAGGCCGCGCGGTCGGCAGGATCCGGGACGTGCTCAACGTCGAGCCGCTGCCCGAACCCGCTCACCCTGTCCCGCCGCGAGGACATCGGGTGGAGTTGCGCGATGTCCGGTTCGGTTACGACGCCGACCGCGAGGTGTTGCGCGGGATCGATCTGGTGCTGGAGCCGGGCACGGTCACCGCGCTCGTCGGACCGTCCGGTAGCGGCAAATCCACACTCGTCCAGCTCCTTCCGCGGTTCTTCGACCCGACGCACGGCACGATCACCCTGGGCGGTGTCGACCTGCGCGAGATCGGCAGTCGGCAGCTCTACCAACTGGTTTCCTTCGTCTTCCAGGATGTTCGCCTGCTGCGCGCGTCGGTGGCCGACAACATCGCGCTGGCGGTCCCGCGTGCCGACCGCGAGCAGCTGGTCCGCGCCGCCACGCTGGCGGGCATTCACCACCGGATTCTGGAGCTGCCGCACGGCTACGACACGGTGCTCGGCGAGGAGGCCGGACTGTCGGGCGGTGAGGCACAGCGCCTTGCCCTCGCCCGCGCGCTCTTGGCCGACACCCCCGTTTTGGTGCTGGACGAAGCGACCGCGTTCGCGGATCCGCAGACCGAACAGGCGGTGCGGCATGCCATGGCGAGCCTGCGGGGCGATCGGACGATCCTCGTCATCGCCCACCGGCTGGAGACCATCGCCGATGCCGACACCGTCGTCATGGTGGACGACGGGGTGATCACGGAGCGCGGCGCACCCGCGCAGTTGCTGGCCGGCCAGGGCAAGTTCGCCGCGTTCTGGCGGTCCCATCGAGGAGACGAGTTGTCATGA
- a CDS encoding ABC transporter ATP-binding protein has product MIRMLLRVLGNQYAGPVRRTVALMTTTAVLEGLSYALLVPVLRELFGSNPAAAWPWLIAFAAAVAVYAVLRYLSDLAGFRAGTTLLRGTYHRLGDHLARLPIGWYGPDRVGEVSVLASRGVLEAMSVIAHLLAPFVAASVTPLTIVVVLLAFNWQLGLAALVAVPLVAAVQVWTGRAMATADAERHERDQDAAGRVIEYLQAQPVLRAGGRTVERFDLLDDSLRGIQRASRRSALSALPGIVGLTLTVQAMFTVLLAMGAYLALGRSIGAAEVLAILVLAARCAEPLLSLADIGGQLRSARAQLTRLDALLRTEPLPEPADPIQPHHHDLEFDAVTFRHGNRTVIDGLTLTVPQGQRVAIVGPSGAGKSTLLQLLARFHEVSKGAVRVGGVDVRDIDTSTLMAQIAIVFQNVYLFDGTIEDNIRLGRPEATDAEVRAAATAARLDEVIERLPGGWTADVGEGGALLSGGERQRVSIARALLKNAPIVLLDEVTSALDPINEAAVHQGIERLMAGRTVVLVAHRMHTVRTADRVVFLDNGRIVEDGTHHDLLDRGGRYADFWNISTAVSSGHTDRT; this is encoded by the coding sequence ATGATCCGAATGCTGTTGCGCGTGCTGGGCAATCAGTACGCCGGACCGGTGCGGCGCACTGTGGCCCTGATGACCACCACCGCGGTCCTGGAGGGCCTGTCCTACGCACTGCTGGTCCCGGTGCTCCGGGAACTGTTCGGCAGCAATCCCGCAGCCGCCTGGCCGTGGCTGATCGCGTTCGCCGCCGCGGTCGCGGTCTACGCGGTCCTGCGCTATCTCAGCGACCTGGCCGGTTTCCGCGCCGGAACCACGCTGCTGCGCGGCACCTATCACCGGCTCGGCGACCACCTGGCCCGGCTGCCCATCGGCTGGTACGGCCCCGACCGCGTCGGCGAAGTGTCGGTGCTCGCCAGCCGGGGCGTGCTGGAAGCGATGAGCGTGATCGCGCACCTGCTCGCACCGTTCGTCGCCGCCTCGGTGACTCCGCTGACGATTGTTGTTGTGCTGCTGGCGTTCAACTGGCAGCTGGGGCTGGCCGCACTGGTCGCCGTCCCGCTGGTGGCGGCGGTCCAAGTCTGGACGGGACGTGCGATGGCCACCGCCGACGCCGAACGCCACGAACGCGACCAAGATGCGGCCGGCCGGGTCATCGAATACCTGCAAGCCCAGCCGGTGCTACGGGCCGGGGGCCGCACCGTCGAACGTTTCGATCTGCTCGACGACTCGCTACGTGGAATCCAGCGTGCCTCCCGGCGATCGGCGCTGTCGGCTCTGCCCGGCATCGTCGGCCTGACGCTCACCGTGCAGGCGATGTTCACCGTGCTGCTGGCCATGGGCGCCTATCTCGCGCTGGGCAGGAGCATCGGCGCGGCCGAGGTCCTGGCGATCCTGGTGCTGGCGGCCCGCTGCGCCGAACCCCTGCTGTCGCTGGCCGACATCGGCGGCCAACTCCGCAGCGCGCGAGCCCAATTGACCCGACTGGACGCGCTGCTGCGCACCGAGCCGCTGCCCGAGCCCGCCGACCCCATCCAGCCGCACCACCACGACCTGGAGTTCGATGCCGTCACCTTCCGGCACGGCAACCGCACCGTGATCGACGGTCTGACGCTGACCGTGCCGCAAGGCCAGCGGGTGGCGATCGTCGGACCCTCCGGCGCGGGCAAGAGCACCCTGCTCCAACTACTCGCGCGCTTCCACGAGGTGAGCAAGGGCGCGGTCCGGGTGGGCGGCGTCGACGTCCGCGACATCGATACCAGCACCCTGATGGCGCAGATCGCCATCGTCTTCCAGAATGTCTACCTCTTCGACGGCACGATCGAGGACAACATCCGGCTCGGCCGCCCCGAAGCCACCGACGCCGAAGTCCGCGCCGCCGCGACAGCGGCACGCCTGGACGAGGTGATCGAACGACTCCCCGGCGGCTGGACCGCCGACGTCGGCGAAGGCGGCGCACTGCTGTCGGGCGGTGAACGCCAACGCGTTTCCATCGCCCGCGCCCTGCTGAAGAACGCTCCCATCGTCCTGCTCGACGAGGTCACCTCCGCCCTGGACCCGATCAACGAAGCCGCCGTCCACCAGGGCATCGAACGCTTGATGGCAGGCCGCACCGTGGTGCTGGTGGCCCACCGCATGCACACCGTCCGAACCGCCGACCGCGTCGTGTTCCTCGACAACGGCCGAATCGTGGAGGACGGCACGCACCACGACCTGCTCGATCGAGGCGGCCGCTACGCCGACTTCTGGAACATCTCCACCGCCGTCAGCAGTGGACACACAGATCGAACCTGA
- a CDS encoding NUDIX hydrolase: MSLRLAAYAVCIQDGQVLLARHVPQSGETNWTLPGGKVEHAEDPFDTVTRELAEETGYHGIVERLLGVDSRVIPAAAARAGAEHQNVGIFYQVRVTGGRLRPEPNGATAAPTWTPIPDVDRLRRSSLVDIGLALARSIPATGHVAPVPVGGLIQH; encoded by the coding sequence ATGAGTTTGAGGTTGGCGGCGTATGCGGTATGCATCCAGGACGGTCAGGTCCTGCTCGCCCGTCACGTTCCGCAGAGCGGCGAAACCAACTGGACTCTTCCAGGTGGCAAGGTCGAGCACGCGGAGGATCCGTTCGACACGGTGACGCGGGAACTCGCCGAGGAAACCGGCTACCACGGGATCGTCGAACGCCTGCTCGGCGTGGACTCGAGAGTGATCCCCGCCGCTGCCGCGCGCGCCGGAGCCGAACACCAGAACGTCGGCATTTTCTACCAGGTCCGGGTCACCGGCGGCCGACTCCGGCCTGAGCCGAACGGTGCGACCGCCGCGCCGACCTGGACTCCGATCCCCGACGTCGACCGCCTACGCCGGTCGTCGCTGGTGGATATCGGCCTCGCCCTGGCGCGGAGCATTCCGGCAACCGGCCACGTCGCTCCCGTTCCGGTCGGCGGCCTGATCCAGCACTGA
- a CDS encoding IS701 family transposase — translation MGADDHRLDTFELNFHKVADITASHFTRPEPRNRALQYVRALADPEVRKTANGIANSLGEKRADGLQRMLSSAAWDADAVRDALQAHLLGGSAGNVRVFGAAEYNFIKKGASSVGVGPQYSRRTGRLENCQTGLFVVQTGNGADLIADRELYLPEFWLKDKLKCCRTKIPHTVRYRSKEESIMAMMRRIKQIRWYCDDWFVCTEPLDGKQLATSLEHDEIPYVLQQPNCLQQLRMAGVSMDLLTRPSWTQWVEKGAVHSQWLRIRIPDSEVRPMRRWLLVERVLPRRSDKLRTYRCFGPEHTDLETLVAVALNGGSAARTLAAACESVGLDAYEVRQWPSWYRHITLAMLAHFCLNSAPATAQPAKPA, via the coding sequence ATGGGGGCAGATGATCACCGTTTGGATACCTTTGAACTTAACTTTCATAAAGTGGCCGATATAACCGCCTCGCACTTCACCCGCCCGGAGCCACGAAATCGCGCATTACAGTATGTTCGCGCGCTGGCCGATCCCGAGGTGCGGAAAACCGCCAATGGGATAGCCAACTCACTCGGCGAGAAGCGGGCGGACGGGCTGCAGCGAATGCTGAGTTCCGCGGCATGGGACGCGGATGCCGTGCGTGACGCATTACAAGCCCACTTGCTCGGGGGGTCCGCCGGTAATGTCCGGGTCTTCGGTGCCGCGGAGTACAACTTCATCAAGAAGGGCGCCAGCTCGGTCGGTGTCGGGCCGCAGTATTCGAGGAGAACCGGGCGTCTGGAAAACTGCCAAACCGGACTCTTCGTGGTGCAAACCGGAAACGGTGCAGACCTGATCGCCGACCGCGAATTGTATTTGCCGGAATTCTGGCTGAAAGACAAGCTGAAATGTTGCCGAACAAAGATTCCGCACACCGTCAGATATCGGAGCAAAGAAGAATCCATCATGGCGATGATGCGGCGCATCAAGCAGATTCGCTGGTATTGTGACGACTGGTTCGTCTGCACCGAACCGCTCGACGGAAAACAGCTCGCCACAAGTCTGGAACACGACGAGATACCGTATGTCCTGCAACAGCCCAATTGCCTCCAGCAGCTCCGAATGGCGGGTGTCAGTATGGATTTGCTGACCCGGCCGTCGTGGACCCAGTGGGTGGAAAAGGGTGCCGTACACAGCCAGTGGCTGCGTATCCGAATACCGGATTCCGAGGTCCGGCCCATGCGCCGCTGGCTACTGGTCGAACGGGTGCTCCCCCGCCGATCCGACAAGCTCCGCACCTACCGATGCTTCGGCCCGGAACACACCGATCTGGAAACCTTGGTGGCCGTAGCCCTCAACGGCGGCTCCGCGGCCCGCACCCTCGCCGCCGCCTGCGAATCCGTAGGCCTGGACGCCTACGAGGTACGCCAATGGCCGAGCTGGTACCGCCACATCACCCTGGCCATGCTCGCCCACTTCTGCTTGAACTCCGCCCCCGCCACCGCCCAACCCGCCAAGCCCGCGTGA
- a CDS encoding MMPL family transporter produces the protein MRIRALLVIGAWLVLVVLAAPWVIGLNDVKSNREIDFLPETAQSTAVKNIEEQLPGGTENVFLVVYVRQGGLTPEDRAVAERQRATLVEKYGPAMPILASDDGAALQYTLSVPADRGNPADYIADLRAQLADRPDGASVQVTGPGALSADFRNAFAGVDVQLLVATTLVVMVILLLTYRSPVLWLVPLLAVGASYAVSLGVVYALVKIFDITVNDQNASILLVLVFGVGTDYALLLVARYREELHRETDVAAAMMTALRRAAPAIAASAATVVFALLCLLAADMNNMAAMGPVAAAGITCTLAAMLTFFPALLILLGRRVFWPWIPRAGTERVTGSTIWHRVGDLVARHRVAATVGALVVLGALAAGLLGRTDALDPADRFVDTPESVTAQSLVAQHFPQHAGVPMTIATPSETRDRVLAAVRSDRGVAMVAPGRSGAEFSEIIAVPADPPGSAGERATIQRLRASLPTVAEGAVVGGPSAATLDSEAASRRDERVVIPLVLAVVTLILGLLLRSILAPIALVLTVVASFGSAIGASVWIFEHLFGFRGLEPAFLLMTFLFLVALGVDYNIFLMTRAREEARRFGTRPGVLRSLAVTGGVITSAGVALAATFAVLTTTPLVGLVQVGFAVAFGVLLDTLLVRTVLVPALTLLAGDWTWWPSRLPAPTAGSADEVPETTPAKA, from the coding sequence ATGCGGATTCGAGCACTGCTGGTAATCGGGGCGTGGCTGGTCCTGGTGGTCCTCGCCGCGCCGTGGGTCATCGGGTTGAACGATGTGAAGTCGAATCGGGAGATCGACTTCCTGCCGGAGACAGCACAATCGACGGCGGTCAAGAACATCGAGGAACAACTGCCGGGCGGCACCGAGAACGTCTTCCTGGTGGTGTACGTCCGCCAGGGTGGTCTCACGCCGGAGGACCGCGCGGTCGCCGAACGACAGCGTGCGACCCTCGTCGAGAAGTACGGACCGGCCATGCCGATCCTCGCCTCGGACGACGGCGCCGCACTGCAATACACGCTGTCGGTGCCTGCGGACCGGGGCAATCCGGCGGACTACATCGCCGACCTGCGCGCGCAGCTCGCCGACCGACCGGACGGCGCGAGCGTTCAGGTGACCGGACCCGGGGCGTTGAGCGCCGATTTCCGGAATGCCTTTGCGGGCGTGGACGTTCAGCTGCTCGTCGCGACCACGCTGGTGGTGATGGTGATCCTGCTGCTCACCTACCGCAGTCCGGTGCTCTGGCTGGTCCCGCTGCTGGCCGTCGGTGCCTCGTACGCCGTATCGCTCGGCGTGGTGTACGCGCTGGTGAAGATCTTCGATATCACCGTGAACGACCAGAACGCGTCCATCCTGCTGGTGCTGGTGTTCGGTGTCGGCACCGATTACGCACTGTTGCTCGTCGCGCGCTATCGGGAAGAGCTGCACCGCGAAACCGACGTTGCCGCCGCGATGATGACGGCGTTGCGCCGGGCGGCCCCGGCCATCGCGGCATCGGCGGCCACCGTGGTGTTCGCCCTGCTGTGCCTGCTCGCCGCGGATATGAACAATATGGCGGCCATGGGGCCGGTGGCCGCCGCGGGCATCACCTGCACGCTGGCCGCGATGCTCACGTTCTTCCCCGCGCTTCTGATCCTGTTGGGGCGCAGGGTGTTCTGGCCGTGGATACCGCGGGCGGGGACCGAGCGGGTGACCGGCTCGACCATCTGGCATCGGGTCGGCGATCTGGTCGCGCGCCATCGCGTCGCGGCGACCGTCGGTGCGCTCGTTGTGCTCGGTGCGCTCGCCGCGGGCTTGCTCGGCCGGACCGATGCACTCGACCCGGCCGATCGATTCGTCGACACACCCGAGTCGGTGACCGCGCAATCTCTTGTCGCACAGCACTTTCCACAACATGCCGGGGTGCCGATGACGATTGCGACGCCCAGCGAGACGCGGGATCGGGTGCTCGCCGCGGTGCGGTCAGACCGCGGTGTCGCCATGGTCGCGCCGGGCCGATCCGGCGCGGAGTTCAGTGAAATCATCGCTGTCCCAGCCGATCCACCGGGTTCGGCCGGTGAGCGAGCGACGATTCAGCGCCTACGGGCCAGCCTGCCCACCGTCGCCGAGGGCGCGGTCGTCGGCGGGCCGAGCGCGGCGACACTGGACTCCGAGGCGGCATCGCGTCGCGACGAACGAGTGGTGATTCCGCTGGTGCTCGCGGTGGTCACGCTGATTCTGGGGTTGTTGCTGCGGTCGATCCTCGCACCGATCGCGTTGGTGCTCACGGTAGTTGCCTCGTTCGGTTCGGCCATCGGGGCCAGCGTCTGGATATTCGAGCACCTCTTCGGATTCCGCGGACTAGAGCCCGCGTTCCTCCTCATGACATTCCTGTTCCTGGTCGCACTCGGGGTCGACTACAACATCTTCCTGATGACCAGGGCCAGGGAGGAAGCCCGACGATTCGGGACAAGGCCAGGCGTGCTGCGCAGTCTCGCCGTGACCGGTGGCGTGATCACCTCCGCCGGTGTGGCTTTGGCGGCGACGTTCGCCGTGCTGACGACGACCCCGCTGGTCGGATTGGTGCAGGTCGGTTTCGCCGTCGCCTTCGGCGTCCTGCTCGACACGTTGCTGGTACGCACCGTGCTGGTGCCCGCACTGACGCTGTTGGCAGGCGATTGGACATGGTGGCCCTCTCGCCTGCCCGCCCCCACCGCCGGGTCGGCCGACGAGGTGCCCGAAACCACGCCCGCGAAAGCCTGA